The DNA sequence GGATTTGATGAACGAGAGCAAGCAATACGAAATACCAAAGAAGGCTGTCATTGAAGCATACAAAAGAGTTAAGGCTAATAAAGGAAGTGCTGGAATAGACGGTATAGATTTTGAAAAGTTTGAAGGAAAACTCAATAACAATCTCTATAAAATATGGAATCGAATGAGTTCAGGCAGTTATTTTCCATCACCTGTAATGGCGGTAGAAATACCAAAGAAAACAGGAGGTGTCAGACGATTAGGTATACCAACTATAACAGATAGAGTGGCACAAATGGTGGCAAGAATGTACGTGGAAAGTGCAGTAGAGCCTATGTTTTGTGATGACTCTTATGGATATAGACCTAACAAGTCAGCTTTGGATGCGATAGAGATGACAAGAAAGAGATGTTGGTACTATGATTATGTAATAGAATTGGACGTGAAAGGTCTATTTGATAACATTGACCATGAGTTACTAATGAGAGTTGTGCGAAGACATGTCAAAGAGGTGTGGATATGCATGTACATTGAAAGGTGGCTCAAAACTCCTTTTGTATTGAGGAATGGCGAGGTAATAGAGCGAAATGCGGGAACACCACAGGGTGGAGTTATTAGTCCTGTGCTTGCGAATATGTTCTTACATTATGTCTTTGATATGTGGATGAAAAGAAATTTTCCACAGGCACCATTTGAAAGATATGCAGATGATGGAGTTGTACATTGTAAAACTAAAGGAGAGGCTCTTTTCATAAAGGAATGTTTGGTAAAGAGATTTGCAGAGTGCAAACTTGAACTACATCCGATTAAAACAAGAATTGTGTACTGCAAAGACAAGGATAGAACGAGGAATGAGGATTTAACAGAGTTTGATTTTCTTGGATATACCTTCAAAGCTGTATACATTATGTGTAAAGATGGGAAAATGC is a window from the Roseburia sp. 499 genome containing:
- the ltrA gene encoding group II intron reverse transcriptase/maturase, whose protein sequence is MNESKQYEIPKKAVIEAYKRVKANKGSAGIDGIDFEKFEGKLNNNLYKIWNRMSSGSYFPSPVMAVEIPKKTGGVRRLGIPTITDRVAQMVARMYVESAVEPMFCDDSYGYRPNKSALDAIEMTRKRCWYYDYVIELDVKGLFDNIDHELLMRVVRRHVKEVWICMYIERWLKTPFVLRNGEVIERNAGTPQGGVISPVLANMFLHYVFDMWMKRNFPQAPFERYADDGVVHCKTKGEALFIKECLVKRFAECKLELHPIKTRIVYCKDKDRTRNEDLTEFDFLGYTFKAVYIMCKDGKMRSNFIASVSKTSAKTFRDKIKSLEIHKKTGCKIDMIAKILNPMLRGWINYFGKFNPSAMKYTLQCVERRLVKWAMCKYKNFRGHRQRAEKWLLSVRKREPKLFAHWSKMYLYC